In Amycolatopsis sp. EV170708-02-1, the following are encoded in one genomic region:
- a CDS encoding SDR family NAD(P)-dependent oxidoreductase: MMEDPKLLDYLRRVTAELQSVKERLRAAEAADHEPIAIIGMSCRFPGGVRSPEDLWRLLADGVDAVAEFPEDRGWDTGALHHPDPDRRGTSYVREGGFLDDVAGFDAAFFEISPREALAMDPQQRLLLTAAWEAVERAGIAPRSLRGSRTGVFAGTNGQDYPALLDGAAQDVEGYAGTGNAASVFSGRVAYTLGLEGPALSVDTACSSSLVALHLACQSLRQRECSLALAGGATVMATPGTFVEFSRQRGLAEDGRCKAFADAADGTGWGEGVGVLLLERLSDARRNGHPVLAVVRGSAVNQDGASNGLTAPNGPSQRRVIVAALANAGLSAADVDAVEAHGTGTTLGDPIEAQALLATYGQSREQPLWLGSVKSNLGHTQAAAGVAGVIKMVQAMRNGVLPKTLHVDEPSSHVDWSAGKVSLLTESQPWPEVDRPRRAGVSSFGVSGTNAHVLLEQVPAEQSEPSTVDSAAPLVISAKSEAALREAARQLVPALDSGIADVGFSLVSTRSEWDHRAVVAEADGLMALASGHEVPGVVRGIAGTRGKVAFVFPGQGSQWAGMGLELYESSPVFASRLDECAEALSSFVDWSLPDVLGDEAALMRVDVVQPVLWAVMVSLAAVWESYGVVPDAVVGHSQGEIVAACVSGALSLSDGARVVALRSKAITALAGRGGMVSVALPVDEVRGRLVEGLSVAAVNGSSATVVSGDVAALDELMAVCERDGVRAKRIPVDYASHSVQVEQIRAELLDVLAGVVPVAGRVPLFSTVTGELVDGSGLDAAYWYRNLRQTVEFEHAIRSLSEQGFGVFVETSAHPVLTMAIQQTAEDAVAVGTLRRDDGGLDRVLLSLGEAYVQGVDVDWTPAFTGAHRVDLPTYPFQYERFWPTGSGGDVDGLDVIAELPDGGVVLACRLGVQPWYAEHVLGGSVVLPGTAFLELAVRAGDAAGCGRVDELTLETPLVLPEHGAVEVQVVVGPESETRRIEVRSRKPDLTGWTRNATGVLGRGGAERPAAEPWPPPGADRLPVDSAPAGVRALWQRGDEVFAEVALAGEERAAAERFGLHPALLDTGLAAMAVVNGHEDRRPFEWNGFTLHATGAATVRLRLSPAGVDKLAVLATDVTGAPVATVDSLVSRPVSAGVPDRQESLFVLEWTEVADVSPAEDAAAEITIASCDQPPGDLGAVTHQVARQALRLLQDWLAADRRGTLAVVTRGAVLDTPAPAAATVWGLVRSAQREHPGRFVLVDTDGHEDSLRMLPAAAALGEPEVALRAGAVFRPRLTSAGQSAEAAPFTGTVLVTGSAEGLGGLVARHLAAEHGVRHLVFVSRRGEDADGVTELRQELTGSGAQVTVAACDVADRSALAALLARTGPLSAVVHTAAVLEDGMLTSLTADGLDRVLRAKVDAVLNFHELAGDLDAFIVFSSAAGTFGGPGMGSYAAANAFLDAFMRHRRAAGLPGQSLAWGLWARTGGMAGRLGAADLARMGRDGVAAMSETEGLALFDAACRSDADVVLPIRLDTTVLREQADELPLLLRGLVPRRARRAEAAAEDDPGFARRLAGLSGPEQESVLLDLVRRHASAVLGHANPRAIAADQAFKELGFDSLTGIDLRNRLAAATGVRLSATLVFDHPTPRALADQLRAELVADEPAPLTELLDRLESALAAVELSAAEREDVAVRLRGAASAVAGSSPVAERIEAATDDELFDLIDRKLGAL, from the coding sequence CTGATGGAAGACCCGAAACTGCTCGACTATCTCCGGCGGGTCACCGCCGAGCTCCAGTCGGTGAAGGAGCGCCTGCGGGCGGCCGAGGCCGCCGACCACGAGCCGATCGCGATCATCGGGATGAGCTGCCGCTTCCCCGGCGGCGTGCGATCCCCGGAAGACCTGTGGCGATTGCTCGCCGACGGTGTGGACGCCGTCGCCGAATTCCCGGAGGACCGCGGCTGGGACACCGGCGCGCTCCATCATCCCGATCCGGACCGCCGGGGCACGTCCTACGTGCGGGAGGGCGGTTTCCTCGACGACGTGGCGGGTTTCGACGCCGCGTTCTTCGAGATCTCGCCCCGCGAGGCGCTCGCGATGGATCCGCAGCAACGGTTGCTGCTGACGGCCGCCTGGGAGGCGGTCGAGCGGGCCGGGATCGCGCCGCGGTCGTTGCGCGGCAGCCGGACCGGCGTCTTCGCGGGCACGAACGGCCAGGACTACCCGGCGTTGCTGGACGGGGCCGCGCAAGACGTCGAGGGGTACGCCGGCACCGGCAACGCGGCGAGCGTGTTCTCCGGCCGCGTCGCCTACACCCTCGGGCTGGAGGGCCCGGCGCTCAGCGTCGACACCGCGTGCTCGTCCTCGCTCGTCGCCTTGCATCTCGCGTGCCAGTCGTTGAGGCAGCGGGAGTGTTCGCTCGCGCTGGCGGGCGGCGCGACGGTGATGGCCACCCCCGGCACGTTCGTCGAGTTCAGCCGCCAGCGCGGACTGGCGGAAGACGGGCGCTGCAAGGCGTTCGCGGACGCGGCCGACGGCACCGGCTGGGGCGAGGGCGTGGGCGTGCTGTTGCTGGAGCGGTTGTCGGATGCGCGTCGTAATGGGCATCCGGTGTTGGCGGTGGTGCGGGGTTCGGCGGTGAATCAGGATGGTGCGTCGAATGGTTTGACGGCGCCGAATGGTCCTTCGCAGCGTCGGGTGATTGTTGCGGCGTTGGCGAATGCGGGTCTTTCGGCGGCGGATGTCGATGCGGTGGAGGCGCATGGCACGGGTACGACGTTGGGTGATCCGATCGAGGCGCAGGCGTTGCTGGCGACGTATGGGCAGAGCCGCGAGCAACCGTTGTGGCTGGGTTCGGTGAAGTCGAATCTCGGTCATACGCAGGCGGCGGCCGGGGTCGCGGGTGTGATCAAGATGGTTCAGGCGATGCGGAATGGTGTGTTGCCGAAGACGTTGCATGTGGATGAGCCTTCGTCGCATGTGGATTGGTCGGCGGGGAAGGTGTCGTTGCTGACCGAGTCCCAGCCCTGGCCGGAGGTGGATCGTCCGCGTCGTGCTGGTGTGTCGTCGTTCGGGGTGAGCGGGACCAACGCCCATGTGCTCCTGGAACAGGTTCCCGCCGAGCAGTCAGAACCCTCCACTGTGGACTCGGCTGCGCCCTTGGTGATTTCGGCGAAGAGTGAAGCGGCGCTGCGCGAGGCGGCCCGACAGCTCGTTCCGGCACTCGACAGTGGTATCGCGGACGTCGGTTTCTCGCTCGTCTCGACCCGCTCGGAGTGGGACCACCGGGCGGTGGTGGCCGAGGCAGACGGGCTCATGGCGCTGGCATCGGGGCACGAGGTTCCCGGTGTGGTGCGGGGAATCGCGGGCACCCGGGGCAAGGTCGCCTTTGTCTTCCCCGGTCAGGGTTCGCAGTGGGCGGGGATGGGGCTGGAGCTGTATGAGTCTTCTCCGGTTTTCGCGTCACGGTTGGATGAGTGTGCGGAGGCTCTTTCGTCCTTTGTGGACTGGTCGTTGCCGGATGTGCTTGGTGATGAGGCCGCGTTGATGCGGGTTGATGTGGTTCAGCCGGTGTTGTGGGCGGTGATGGTGTCGTTGGCGGCGGTGTGGGAGTCCTATGGGGTTGTTCCGGACGCTGTGGTGGGGCATTCGCAGGGTGAGATCGTGGCGGCGTGTGTGAGTGGTGCTCTGTCGTTGTCGGATGGTGCTCGGGTGGTTGCGTTGCGGAGTAAGGCGATCACGGCTCTGGCTGGTCGGGGCGGGATGGTGTCGGTCGCGTTGCCGGTTGATGAGGTGCGCGGTCGTTTGGTCGAGGGTTTGTCTGTGGCGGCGGTGAATGGTTCGTCGGCGACGGTGGTGTCGGGTGATGTCGCGGCGCTGGACGAGCTGATGGCCGTGTGCGAGCGGGATGGGGTTCGGGCGAAGCGGATTCCGGTGGATTACGCGTCGCATTCGGTTCAGGTGGAGCAGATCCGTGCCGAGTTGCTGGACGTTCTAGCTGGGGTTGTTCCGGTGGCGGGTCGGGTTCCGTTGTTCTCCACCGTCACCGGTGAGTTGGTCGATGGTTCGGGTTTGGATGCGGCGTACTGGTATCGGAATCTGCGGCAGACGGTGGAGTTCGAGCATGCGATCAGGTCGTTGTCGGAGCAGGGTTTCGGTGTGTTCGTGGAAACGAGCGCGCATCCGGTCTTGACGATGGCGATTCAGCAGACCGCGGAAGACGCGGTGGCTGTTGGCACTCTTCGTCGTGATGACGGCGGTCTGGATCGGGTGCTGTTGTCGCTGGGTGAGGCGTACGTTCAGGGTGTCGATGTCGACTGGACACCGGCTTTCACCGGAGCGCATCGCGTCGACCTCCCCACCTATCCGTTCCAGTACGAGCGGTTCTGGCCGACCGGCTCCGGCGGCGATGTGGACGGTCTCGACGTGATCGCCGAGCTGCCCGACGGCGGTGTCGTCCTCGCCTGCCGGCTCGGGGTTCAGCCCTGGTACGCCGAGCACGTCCTCGGCGGCTCGGTCGTGCTGCCCGGCACCGCGTTCCTCGAACTCGCGGTGAGAGCGGGTGACGCGGCGGGATGCGGCCGGGTCGACGAGCTCACCCTGGAGACGCCGCTGGTGCTGCCCGAGCACGGCGCGGTCGAGGTCCAGGTCGTGGTCGGCCCGGAAAGCGAGACCAGGCGGATCGAGGTCCGCTCCCGGAAGCCGGACCTCACCGGATGGACCCGGAACGCCACCGGTGTGCTCGGCCGAGGCGGAGCGGAACGTCCGGCGGCCGAGCCTTGGCCGCCGCCGGGAGCGGACCGGCTGCCGGTCGACAGCGCACCCGCCGGTGTACGTGCCTTGTGGCAGCGCGGGGACGAGGTGTTCGCGGAGGTCGCACTGGCGGGGGAGGAGCGGGCCGCGGCCGAGCGGTTCGGGCTGCACCCCGCGCTGCTCGACACCGGCCTCGCGGCGATGGCCGTGGTCAACGGCCACGAAGACCGGCGCCCCTTCGAATGGAACGGTTTCACCCTGCACGCCACGGGCGCGGCCACGGTGCGTCTGCGGCTGAGCCCGGCGGGGGTGGACAAACTGGCCGTCCTCGCCACCGACGTCACCGGCGCTCCGGTCGCCACGGTCGACTCCTTGGTGTCCCGGCCGGTTTCGGCGGGCGTGCCCGACCGGCAGGAATCACTGTTCGTCCTCGAATGGACCGAGGTCGCCGACGTGAGCCCGGCCGAGGACGCGGCGGCGGAGATCACCATCGCCTCCTGCGACCAGCCACCCGGCGACCTGGGCGCGGTGACCCACCAGGTCGCGCGGCAGGCCCTGCGGCTGCTGCAGGATTGGCTCGCCGCGGACCGCCGGGGAACGCTCGCCGTCGTCACCCGCGGCGCGGTACTGGACACGCCCGCCCCCGCGGCGGCGACGGTATGGGGCCTGGTCCGCTCCGCACAGCGGGAACACCCCGGACGGTTCGTGCTGGTCGACACGGACGGCCACGAGGACTCGCTCCGGATGCTGCCCGCCGCGGCGGCACTGGGCGAACCCGAGGTCGCGTTGCGGGCCGGTGCCGTGTTCCGGCCCCGGCTGACCAGCGCCGGACAGTCCGCCGAGGCGGCCCCGTTCACCGGCACGGTCCTGGTGACCGGATCCGCGGAAGGCCTCGGCGGGCTCGTCGCCCGGCACCTGGCCGCCGAGCACGGCGTGCGGCACCTGGTGTTCGTCAGCCGACGGGGCGAGGACGCCGACGGCGTGACCGAATTGCGGCAGGAGCTCACCGGCTCGGGCGCACAGGTGACGGTGGCCGCCTGCGACGTCGCGGACCGCTCCGCGCTGGCGGCATTGCTCGCGCGGACCGGACCGCTGAGTGCCGTCGTGCACACGGCGGCCGTGCTCGAAGACGGCATGCTCACCTCGCTCACCGCCGACGGTCTCGACCGGGTGCTGCGCGCCAAGGTCGACGCCGTGCTCAACTTCCACGAGCTGGCAGGCGATCTCGACGCCTTCATCGTGTTCTCCTCCGCCGCCGGCACCTTCGGCGGGCCGGGGATGGGCAGCTACGCGGCGGCGAACGCCTTCCTCGACGCGTTCATGCGGCACCGCCGCGCCGCCGGACTGCCCGGCCAGTCGCTGGCGTGGGGGCTCTGGGCGCGGACCGGCGGGATGGCGGGCAGGCTCGGCGCGGCCGACCTCGCCCGGATGGGCCGTGACGGCGTCGCGGCGATGTCCGAGACCGAGGGGCTCGCGCTCTTCGACGCGGCTTGCCGGTCGGACGCGGACGTGGTGCTGCCGATCCGGCTGGACACCACGGTGCTGCGCGAGCAGGCGGACGAACTTCCCTTGCTGCTGCGCGGATTGGTGCCGCGACGGGCGCGACGGGCGGAGGCCGCCGCGGAAGACGACCCCGGATTCGCCCGGCGGCTGGCCGGGCTGTCCGGACCGGAACAGGAAAGCGTGCTGCTCGACCTGGTCCGGCGGCACGCCTCGGCGGTGCTCGGACACGCGAACCCTCGCGCGATCGCCGCGGACCAGGCGTTCAAGGAGCTGGGCTTCGACTCGCTCACCGGCATCGACCTGCGCAACCGGCTCGCCGCCGCGACCGGTGTCCGGCTGAGCGCGACGCTGGTGTTCGACCATCCCACTCCGCGGGCGCTGGCGGACCAGCTCCGCGCGGAGCTGGTCGCGGACGAGCCCGCCCCGCTGACCGAGCTGCTCGACCGGCTCGAAAGCGCACTCGCGGCCGTCGAGCTGAGCGCGGCCGAGCGGGAGGACGTCGCCGTCCGGCTGCGCGGCGCCGCTTCGGCGGTCGCCGGTTCCTCCCCGGTGGCGGAGCGGATCGAAGCGGCCACCGACGACGAGTTGTTCGATCTCATCGACCGGAAGTTGGGCGCGCTGTGA
- a CDS encoding type I polyketide synthase, with protein sequence MAEEQKLRDYLKRVTAELRQTRRRLAEVEDRAPDPVAVVAMGCRFPGGVRTPEQLWRLLVAEADLVSGFPADRGWDADALYDPDPDTPGRTYVREGGFLSDVDDFDAGFFGISPREAAATDPQQRLLLETAWETLERAGIDPLSLKGSRTGVYVGCHYQDHGVLLKQAPDSYEGYVVTASNPSVVSGRIAYALGLEGPAVTIDTACSSSLTALHLAVQAVRHGECERALAGGVAVMATPASFTGFSRQRGLAHDGRCKAFADAADGMGLAEGVGLVLVERLSEARRLGHPVLAIVRGSAINQDGASNGLTAPNGTSQQEVIRQALVDARLSADQVDAVEAHGTGTTLGDPIEAQALLATYGQSREQPLWLGSIKSNIGHAQTASGVAGVIKMVLAMRNGLLPKTLHVDKPSSHVDWSAGKVSLLTEARPWPEVDRPRRAGVSSFGVSGTNAHVILEHVPAEEPEPSTVDSVVPLVFSAKTEPALREAAWQLAPLVGTGLPDVGFSLATTRSGFERRAVLVARDGGSAEQGLRALADGKEVAGLVQGSAGDPGKVVFVFPGQGSQWAGMGLELYESSPVFASRLDECAEALSSFVDWSLPDVLGDEAALVRVDVVQPVLWAVMVSLAAVWESYGVRPDVVVGHSQGEIAAACVSGALSLVDGARVVALRSKAITALAGQGGMVSVALPVDEVRIRLGESLSVAAVNGSGATVVSGDPAALDEFMAACGQDGVRAKRIPVDYASHSVQVEQIRAELLEVLSAVGPVAGRVPLFSTVTGELVDGSGLDAEYWYRNLRQTVEFEHAIRSLSEQGFGVFVETSAHPVLTMAIQQTAEDAVAVGTLRRDDGDLDRMLLSLGEAYVQGVDVDWAPAFTGAHRVDLPTYPFQRQRHRLPVSGSTGADLESAGLRQAGHPLLGAALETPDGALVLTGRISLRDHGWLAEHRVFDSVLLPGTGFVELAVHAADLAGCGRVDELVLEAPLVLPEGDGVRIQVVTEPEGDDGGRAFQVHTRTGDAGEWVRNATGVMSPEPGEPGFDTAAAWPPPGAEPVAVEGFYAAFAERGYGHGPAFQGLRAAWRHGDEVYAEVRLPEEHTGHAGHYGLHPALLDAASHAVALTAAQPDQAHLPFSWQGVTLHAAGAAAVRVRVAATGPETYRVALTDESGAPVLTVESLTVRPVTKDRLRTGHDSLFHVTWKPVRQGNPPHDQTIGVLRDDLGLAAHTGLRVERYGSPAEAAGSPPAIVLATLAGGTGDLAAEARAVTGQALELVQRWLADDRLAESTLVFRTRGAVLTGTGDPGQDLAAATVWGLLRTAQTEHPGRFVLLDIDEHPASAAALPAALATGEPQLAIRAGEIHAPRLARATSPGDDTSVDLSGTVLVTGGTGTLGRLVARHLVEAHGVRSLVLLSRRGAGEGDGELERLGAKVEIHACDVGDRADLAKVLSGLEGRLSAVVHVAGVLDDGVVTAQSPDRVDRVFTPKVDAVVNLHELTKDAGLSAFVLFSSAAGTFGSVGQANYAAANAFLDAFAHHRRAQGLPAVSLAWALWAQRSGMTEHLGETDVARMMKGGMIPLASRDGLTLFDAALGSAHPALVPVKFDTAKLRARPETVPTLLRDLVRAPVRRASAGVAVDGGLRQRLAGLPTGEREWALVDLVRGHVANVLGHSSPQEIESGRAFTDLGFESLTAVELRNRLSSATGLRLPATLVFDHPTSAALAGFLRERLFPAEEAPSDVTAPERDAVAEIDELDVAGLVDLALEAGAGR encoded by the coding sequence ATGGCTGAGGAACAGAAACTCCGGGACTATCTCAAACGAGTGACCGCGGAGCTGCGGCAGACCCGCCGCCGGCTCGCCGAGGTGGAGGACAGGGCACCCGACCCGGTCGCCGTGGTCGCCATGGGCTGCCGTTTCCCCGGCGGGGTGCGCACGCCGGAGCAGCTCTGGCGGCTGTTGGTGGCCGAGGCCGATCTGGTCTCCGGGTTCCCGGCCGACCGTGGCTGGGACGCCGACGCGCTCTACGACCCGGATCCGGACACACCCGGCCGGACGTACGTGCGGGAAGGCGGCTTCCTGTCCGATGTGGACGACTTCGACGCGGGGTTCTTCGGGATCTCGCCACGCGAAGCGGCCGCCACCGACCCGCAGCAGCGGCTGCTGCTGGAGACCGCGTGGGAGACCCTCGAACGCGCGGGCATCGACCCGTTGTCGCTCAAGGGCAGCCGCACCGGCGTCTACGTCGGCTGCCACTACCAGGACCACGGCGTGCTGCTGAAGCAGGCGCCGGACAGCTACGAGGGCTACGTCGTCACCGCGAGCAACCCGAGCGTGGTGTCCGGCCGGATCGCCTACGCGCTGGGGCTCGAAGGCCCCGCCGTCACCATCGACACGGCGTGCTCGTCTTCGCTGACCGCGCTCCACCTCGCGGTCCAGGCGGTGCGGCACGGCGAGTGCGAGCGCGCACTGGCTGGCGGGGTCGCGGTGATGGCCACGCCTGCCTCGTTCACCGGGTTCAGCAGGCAGCGCGGGCTCGCCCACGACGGCCGCTGCAAGGCGTTCGCCGACGCCGCCGACGGGATGGGGCTGGCCGAGGGCGTCGGCCTCGTGCTCGTCGAGCGGCTGTCGGAGGCGCGCCGTCTCGGGCATCCGGTGCTGGCGATCGTGCGGGGTTCGGCGATCAACCAGGACGGGGCGTCCAACGGGCTCACCGCGCCGAACGGCACTTCCCAGCAGGAGGTCATCCGGCAGGCCCTCGTCGACGCCCGGCTCTCGGCCGACCAGGTCGACGCCGTGGAAGCACACGGCACGGGGACCACACTGGGCGACCCGATCGAGGCGCAGGCGTTGCTGGCGACCTACGGGCAGAGCCGCGAGCAACCGTTGTGGCTGGGGTCGATCAAGTCCAATATCGGCCACGCCCAGACCGCCTCCGGCGTCGCCGGTGTGATCAAGATGGTGCTGGCGATGCGGAACGGCCTGCTGCCGAAGACTTTGCACGTGGACAAGCCTTCGTCCCATGTGGACTGGTCGGCGGGGAAGGTGTCGTTGCTGACCGAAGCGCGGCCCTGGCCGGAGGTGGACCGTCCGCGTCGTGCCGGTGTGTCGTCGTTCGGCGTCAGCGGAACCAACGCCCACGTGATCCTGGAACACGTCCCGGCCGAGGAGCCGGAACCGTCTACTGTGGACTCGGTCGTACCGCTGGTGTTCTCGGCCAAGACCGAGCCCGCGCTGCGCGAAGCGGCCTGGCAGCTCGCCCCGCTTGTGGGCACCGGACTGCCCGACGTCGGCTTCTCGCTCGCCACCACTCGCTCCGGCTTCGAGCGCCGAGCCGTCCTGGTGGCCCGCGACGGGGGCTCGGCCGAACAGGGACTCCGGGCGTTGGCCGACGGCAAGGAGGTCGCCGGTCTGGTGCAGGGGAGTGCGGGCGATCCGGGCAAGGTCGTGTTCGTGTTCCCCGGTCAGGGTTCGCAGTGGGCGGGGATGGGCCTGGAGTTGTATGAGTCTTCCCCGGTTTTCGCGTCACGGTTGGATGAGTGTGCGGAGGCTCTTTCGTCCTTTGTGGACTGGTCGTTGCCGGATGTGCTTGGTGACGAGGCCGCGTTGGTGCGGGTTGATGTGGTGCAGCCGGTGTTGTGGGCGGTGATGGTGTCGTTGGCGGCGGTGTGGGAGTCCTACGGTGTCCGTCCTGATGTGGTGGTGGGGCATTCGCAGGGTGAGATCGCGGCGGCGTGTGTGAGTGGTGCGTTGTCGCTGGTCGATGGTGCGCGGGTGGTTGCGTTGCGGAGTAAGGCGATCACGGCTCTGGCTGGTCAGGGTGGGATGGTGTCGGTCGCGTTGCCGGTCGATGAGGTGCGCATCCGGCTCGGGGAGTCGCTGTCTGTGGCGGCGGTGAATGGTTCCGGGGCGACGGTGGTGTCGGGTGATCCCGCGGCGCTGGACGAGTTCATGGCGGCTTGTGGCCAGGACGGGGTTCGGGCGAAGCGGATTCCGGTGGATTACGCGTCGCATTCGGTTCAGGTGGAGCAGATCCGTGCCGAGTTGCTGGAGGTGCTGAGCGCGGTTGGTCCGGTGGCGGGCCGGGTTCCGTTGTTCTCCACCGTCACCGGCGAGTTGGTCGATGGTTCGGGTTTGGATGCGGAGTACTGGTATCGGAATCTGCGGCAGACCGTCGAATTCGAGCATGCGATCAGGTCGTTGTCGGAGCAGGGTTTCGGTGTGTTCGTGGAGACGAGCGCACATCCGGTCTTGACGATGGCGATTCAGCAGACCGCGGAAGACGCGGTGGCTGTTGGCACTCTTCGTCGGGACGACGGTGACCTCGACCGCATGTTGTTGTCGCTGGGCGAGGCTTACGTTCAGGGCGTCGATGTCGACTGGGCCCCGGCTTTCACCGGAGCGCATCGCGTCGACCTCCCCACCTATCCGTTCCAGCGGCAGCGCCACCGTCTCCCGGTGTCGGGGTCGACGGGCGCGGATCTCGAGTCGGCCGGTCTGCGGCAGGCCGGGCACCCGCTGCTCGGCGCGGCCCTCGAGACGCCGGACGGCGCTCTGGTCCTCACCGGCCGGATCTCCTTGCGCGACCACGGTTGGCTGGCGGAGCACCGGGTCTTCGACTCGGTTCTGCTGCCCGGCACCGGATTCGTCGAGCTCGCCGTGCACGCGGCCGACCTCGCCGGCTGCGGCCGGGTCGACGAGCTGGTGCTGGAGGCGCCGCTGGTGCTCCCGGAAGGCGACGGGGTGCGGATCCAGGTCGTGACCGAACCGGAGGGCGACGACGGTGGCCGGGCGTTCCAGGTGCACACCCGCACCGGCGACGCGGGCGAATGGGTGCGCAACGCCACCGGCGTGATGAGCCCCGAACCCGGCGAACCCGGCTTCGACACGGCCGCGGCCTGGCCACCGCCGGGCGCGGAACCTGTTGCGGTCGAAGGTTTCTACGCTGCGTTCGCCGAGCGCGGTTACGGCCACGGGCCCGCGTTCCAGGGCTTGCGCGCCGCGTGGCGCCACGGCGACGAGGTGTACGCCGAGGTCCGCCTGCCCGAAGAGCACACCGGCCACGCGGGGCACTACGGCCTGCACCCGGCACTGCTCGACGCGGCCTCGCACGCGGTCGCGCTCACCGCGGCCCAGCCGGACCAGGCCCACCTGCCGTTCTCCTGGCAGGGCGTGACCCTGCACGCCGCCGGTGCGGCCGCGGTCCGGGTGCGGGTCGCGGCGACCGGACCGGAGACCTACCGGGTGGCGCTGACCGACGAGAGCGGCGCGCCGGTGCTCACCGTCGAATCGCTGACGGTCCGCCCGGTGACCAAGGACCGGCTGCGCACCGGCCACGACTCGCTGTTCCACGTCACCTGGAAGCCGGTCCGGCAAGGGAATCCGCCGCACGATCAGACGATCGGCGTGCTCCGCGACGACCTTGGGCTCGCCGCGCACACCGGCCTGCGCGTCGAGCGCTACGGCTCACCCGCGGAAGCGGCCGGATCCCCGCCCGCCATCGTGCTCGCCACGCTGGCAGGAGGAACCGGGGATCTGGCGGCCGAGGCCCGCGCGGTCACCGGACAGGCACTGGAACTGGTCCAGCGATGGCTGGCCGACGACCGCCTCGCCGAGAGCACGCTGGTGTTCCGCACCCGTGGAGCGGTGCTCACCGGGACCGGCGACCCCGGCCAGGATCTGGCCGCGGCCACGGTGTGGGGCCTGCTCAGGACCGCGCAGACCGAGCACCCCGGCCGGTTCGTCCTGCTCGACATCGACGAACACCCGGCGTCCGCGGCCGCTCTCCCGGCCGCGCTGGCGACCGGTGAGCCCCAGCTGGCGATCCGCGCGGGGGAGATCCACGCGCCACGACTGGCCCGCGCGACCTCGCCCGGCGACGACACCTCCGTCGACCTCTCCGGGACGGTGCTGGTCACCGGCGGGACCGGGACGCTCGGCAGGCTCGTCGCCCGGCACCTCGTCGAGGCGCACGGGGTGCGGAGCCTCGTGCTGCTCAGCCGTCGCGGCGCCGGCGAAGGGGACGGGGAGCTGGAACGGCTCGGGGCGAAGGTGGAGATCCATGCCTGCGACGTCGGCGACCGCGCCGATCTCGCGAAGGTGCTGTCCGGGCTGGAGGGGCGGTTGTCCGCGGTCGTGCACGTCGCCGGCGTCCTGGACGACGGCGTCGTCACCGCCCAGTCCCCGGACCGGGTGGACCGGGTGTTCACCCCGAAGGTCGACGCCGTGGTCAACCTGCACGAGCTGACCAAGGACGCCGGGCTCTCGGCCTTCGTGCTCTTCTCTTCCGCGGCAGGCACATTCGGCAGCGTGGGACAGGCGAACTACGCCGCCGCCAACGCGTTCCTCGACGCCTTCGCCCACCACCGCCGCGCCCAGGGCCTTCCCGCCGTGTCGCTGGCGTGGGCGTTGTGGGCGCAACGCAGTGGCATGACCGAGCACCTCGGCGAAACCGACGTCGCGCGGATGATGAAGGGCGGCATGATCCCGCTGGCTTCCCGGGACGGGCTGACGTTGTTCGACGCGGCACTGGGCTCGGCCCATCCCGCGCTGGTGCCGGTCAAATTCGACACCGCCAAACTGCGCGCCCGTCCGGAGACCGTCCCGACGCTGCTGCGCGACCTCGTCCGGGCACCGGTGCGCCGGGCCTCGGCGGGCGTGGCCGTCGACGGCGGCCTGAGGCAGCGGCTCGCCGGGCTTCCCACGGGCGAGCGGGAATGGGCACTTGTCGACTTGGTGCGCGGGCATGTCGCGAACGTGCTCGGGCACTCGTCGCCACAGGAGATCGAGTCCGGGCGCGCCTTCACGGACCTGGGATTCGAGTCGCTCACCGCCGTCGAACTGCGCAACCGGCTCAGCTCGGCGACCGGGCTGCGCCTGCCCGCGACCCTCGTGTTCGACCACCCGACCTCCGCGGCGCTGGCCGGGTTCCTGCGCGAGCGGCTGTTCCCGGCGGAGGAAGCACCTTCGGACGTGACCGCACCCGAGCGCGACGCCGTCGCGGAAATCGACGAACTGGACGTCGCCGGTCTGGTCGACCTGGCGCTGGAAGCGGGAGCGGGCCGATGA